The proteins below are encoded in one region of Macrococcus armenti:
- the accB gene encoding acetyl-CoA carboxylase biotin carboxyl carrier protein, protein MNLDQIKALVEMIDASNLTELNYEDKDLKLKLKKEKETIVQQASVPVQEIKENTVPVIQQEAPETSEVTETGMTINAPMVGTFYKSPSPEADPYVKVGDKVSNDSIVCILEAMKLFNEIQAEVSGEIVEILVEDGQMVEYGQPLFKVK, encoded by the coding sequence ATGAACCTTGATCAAATAAAAGCATTAGTTGAAATGATTGATGCTTCAAACTTAACTGAATTAAATTATGAAGATAAAGATTTAAAACTTAAACTTAAAAAAGAAAAAGAAACAATTGTACAGCAGGCATCAGTACCGGTACAGGAAATAAAAGAAAATACTGTACCTGTAATTCAGCAGGAGGCTCCTGAAACTTCTGAAGTTACTGAAACTGGTATGACAATTAATGCACCAATGGTTGGAACATTTTATAAGTCACCTTCTCCAGAAGCAGATCCATACGTTAAAGTAGGGGACAAAGTAAGTAATGACAGCATCGTCTGTATATTAGAGGCGATGAAATTATTCAATGAGATACAGGCAGAAGTAAGCGGTGAAATTGTTGAAATATTAGTTGAAGACGGACAAATGGTTGAATACGGGCAACCACTATTTAAGGTGAAATAA